Within the Fischerella sp. PCC 9605 genome, the region CCATGTTTGAAAAATCCAAGCTGCACTATCTTTTTGTTGGGGGCCAAGTGTTTGCATATTCACGACCTTGGAGGAGACGAATTTAATCGTCATTGTATTGATTATTACTGTTGCTGGAATGTGCAATAAAGACAGTTTGGCAACTGGACTTGAAACAATAACTGAGAGTTAGAATAAACATTATTTTCAAATCGGCAATTTTAGGTTTGTGTAGCGTTAATTATTGATTAATACAGAGATTTTTATGGTATAAAATATTTATACCAGTTTTACAGCTGTCATAAATATTCGGTAGACGGGTAGAAGGGAAAAAGGGGGAAAAGAGAAAGGGCAAAGGTAAAGGAGTTTTCCAATCTCTTTAACCTTGGCCCTTTGACCTTTTCCCAACTTCTACAAAAAGTCTAATTAATCAGTCTCTACAAAAGTCTGCACCTTGCCATTTGGGCTAAGAACAGCTCGAATTCTCATAGGTTGGCCATTTCGATTAGGAGAAACAAAGCGCTCACCAATCAAAGGCATACCTGTGCGATCGACATATAATCTCGCAGCCTTTCCTAAAGGAAAGATACGTTCAATAGTACCGTCAACACCCACAATCAGACTATATTCTAGTGCTTGCTTCAATCCAGAAGGTGGTTCCCAGCGTTTTTGCAAAAACTGTCTTGCTTCTGACAGCTGGGTTTTGAAGTCAAACGATGTGTTACTAGTAGCAACATTTGTGGGGGTATTGCGACCTTGCCGCAATCTCTCTACTAATTTCGAGGTATCCTCAGGCGCAACCGAGGTGCTTGTTGGCAAATTATTTTGTGGATCTAGAAAAGGATTGCCACTACGGCTACTAGGTGCGTTACTGATAGGAGTATTAGGTGCGGCGGTACTGATAGGAGGGGGAATTGTAGGGATGCTTGAGGATATTCCGCCTGTTGTAGTGTTAGGTGAGCTTGGTAATAATCCATTCCCAGGGGTAACAACTCCACCCGGAGGATTTGATGCAGTGTTGTTCTGTTGTAGGGAATTGGGTTGAACACCAGCTTCCTGCGGTTTTGTTGATGTCGATGGTGGTGTTTTTCCTCCAGAGGAAGGAAGATTCGCTGTTATTTGTGGTGCGGTTAACACATTCCCTGGGGATGATTGGGAAGGTGAGGTAAAAGAGGATGTAGGAGAAGATGTGGAGAGTGAAGGAGTAGTAGTTTTTAAAGATGCTTGAGGTGTTACAGGTGTTACAGGTGTTACAGGTGCAGTTGGAAATGGTTGAGGAGACGTTTGAGGAGCTGGAGGCAAATTCGAACCAGGTATTGACAGACCAGAACCTAAGGGTACAGATGGTAATGGTTCGGTCGGAGTAAGTGCAGGTGTAGGTATCGGCAGATCCAGGGTTGAAGGAGATTCTAAGGCTACTTGTTCTTCTTTTGGAGCGGTTTTTTTGGCCGTCTGTCGTTCTTTTCTGCTTTGGACAGCATATTGGTAGGTAAAAGGTATCAGACCCGCAGCTAATATTAGCACTGCTGCCACAGGTGCCCAAGCAGGAATACCAAAGGGCGATCTGCTTTGGTACAAAGCTGGTAGTGCTAGCACATCAGATGAGTATTCATCTAAAGCTGTTGCTAGGTCAAATAGTTGCAGGAGACTAAGTTTAACAACAGGGTTAGGTACTTGGTAGCCAAGGGAACCGAGAAACAAATTGTGAGTTAAATGGTTGCTCGGTCGTATGTGTATTTCTGTTTCTGGTATCTGATTTGTAAAATTGTTTACAGTTTGAGTAGAAACTGGAGATTG harbors:
- a CDS encoding DUF4335 domain-containing protein, which translates into the protein MPLTNSVIRRYTPPTCTLEVLAQSSSLSRWVGKSVLKELRFELRFDDPQQPEEQRIVIRGDRDQLEALCAAVTNYVQGFLQMSPENFWANFSGLEDSSKVSDDPESQDPELQERLQSPVSTQTVNNFTNQIPETEIHIRPSNHLTHNLFLGSLGYQVPNPVVKLSLLQLFDLATALDEYSSDVLALPALYQSRSPFGIPAWAPVAAVLILAAGLIPFTYQYAVQSRKERQTAKKTAPKEEQVALESPSTLDLPIPTPALTPTEPLPSVPLGSGLSIPGSNLPPAPQTSPQPFPTAPVTPVTPVTPQASLKTTTPSLSTSSPTSSFTSPSQSSPGNVLTAPQITANLPSSGGKTPPSTSTKPQEAGVQPNSLQQNNTASNPPGGVVTPGNGLLPSSPNTTTGGISSSIPTIPPPISTAAPNTPISNAPSSRSGNPFLDPQNNLPTSTSVAPEDTSKLVERLRQGRNTPTNVATSNTSFDFKTQLSEARQFLQKRWEPPSGLKQALEYSLIVGVDGTIERIFPLGKAARLYVDRTGMPLIGERFVSPNRNGQPMRIRAVLSPNGKVQTFVETD